A region from the Lolium perenne isolate Kyuss_39 chromosome 4, Kyuss_2.0, whole genome shotgun sequence genome encodes:
- the LOC127296459 gene encoding F-box protein At5g49610 isoform X2, whose product MPPGGGGGGEGEHGCTAQDHPPATVRVDEDALPHSTPPLPAIAPEKRQRHPEASLPEGPLVEILARVPYSSLCRFRCVSKPWLALCSSRDIIKRSPQTLSGFFYYGSNALLSFRNLSGRGLPQVDSSLPFLRERYKCIFVKEFCSGLLLCKCWELCSMRGESHYVVCNPATEEWTVLPPVEFTAQDLSHAFHIKPVPMLYLGFDAAVPSRFVVFAPLTVGCHVSGKMAIFSSETGQWTYVQSKWSSGTAIDHACKRRVFLNGTLHLTTLDKSIVTVDMEGKVWREIKMPDGLPTASDIVSIGQSQGRLYVWQVDNTHDCQLYIWVLEDYGTGKWALKHTVNVLELFGRHRPEDADYYMMFAIHPDCNVVFLTNMKKETTVSYDLDKQKVHVICTEFMCGLPYIPCFAELPSAGH is encoded by the exons ATgccgccaggaggaggaggaggaggagaaggcgagCATGGCTGCACGGCGCAGGACCACCCTCCGGCGACCGTCCGCGTCGACGAGGACGCTCTGCCCCATTCTACGCCGCCGCTCCCCGCCATTGCTCCG GAGAAAAGGCAGAGGCATCCAGAGGCGAGCCTTCCCGAGGGCCCCCTCGTCGAGATCCTTGCTCGGGTGCCTTACAGCTCGCTCTGCCGCTTCAGGTGCGTGTCCAAGCCGTGGCTTGCCCTCTGCTCTTCCCGGGACATCATCAAGAGGTCGCCACAGACCCTTTCGGGTTTCTTCTACTACGGCAGCAATGCCCTCCTCAGTTTTCGTAATTTGTCTGGGAGAGGTCTGCCTCAGGTCGACTCCTCTCTCCCTTTCTTGCGTGAGAGGTACAAATGCATTTTCGTCAAAGAATTCTGCAGCGGCCTTCTACTTTGCAAATGCTGGGAGTTGTGTTCCATGCGTGGAGAAAGCCATTATGTTGTGTGCAATCCTGCGACTGAAGAGTGGACGGTGCTGCCTCCTGTAGAATTTACGGCTCAAGATCTCAGCCACGCGTTTCACATTAAGCCAGTCCCAATGCTTTACTTAGGTTTTGACGCGGCTGTTCCATCCCGCTTTGTGGTGTTTGCGCCTCTAACCGTTGGTTGCCACGTTTCTGGAAAAATGGCAATCTTCTCATCAGAAACTGGACAGTGGACTTACGTGCAGAGTAAGTGGTCCTCCGGAACTGCTATAGATCACGCTTGTAAAAGACGTGTATTCCTGAATGGCACTTTGCATTTGACTACCCTTGATAAATCAATAGTCACGGTTGACATGGAGGGTAAAGTTTGGAGGGAGATAAAAATGCCAGATGGCTTGCCAACCGCCTCTGATATTGTTTCTATTGGGCAGTCTCAGGGGCGCTTGTATGTGTGGCAGGTAGATAATACTCATGATTGCCAGCTCTATATTTGGGTTCTTGAGGATTATGGTACTGGAAAGTGGGCCCTGAAGCATACCGTTAATGTTTTGGAACTGTTCGGAAGGCATCGTCCTGAAGATGCTGATTATTATATGATGTTTGCAATTCATCCAGATTGTAACGTGGTTTTCCTTACCAACATGAAGAAGGAAACAACAGTTTCATACGATTTGGATAAGCAGAAAGTGCATGTTATCTGCACTGAATTCATGTGTGGTCTACCTTATATTCCCTGTTTTGCGGAATTGCCCTCAGCTGGTCATTGA
- the LOC127296459 gene encoding F-box protein At5g49610 isoform X1 yields MPPGGGGGGEGEHGCTAQDHPPATVRVDEDALPHSTPPLPAIAPVDPQEKRQRHPEASLPEGPLVEILARVPYSSLCRFRCVSKPWLALCSSRDIIKRSPQTLSGFFYYGSNALLSFRNLSGRGLPQVDSSLPFLRERYKCIFVKEFCSGLLLCKCWELCSMRGESHYVVCNPATEEWTVLPPVEFTAQDLSHAFHIKPVPMLYLGFDAAVPSRFVVFAPLTVGCHVSGKMAIFSSETGQWTYVQSKWSSGTAIDHACKRRVFLNGTLHLTTLDKSIVTVDMEGKVWREIKMPDGLPTASDIVSIGQSQGRLYVWQVDNTHDCQLYIWVLEDYGTGKWALKHTVNVLELFGRHRPEDADYYMMFAIHPDCNVVFLTNMKKETTVSYDLDKQKVHVICTEFMCGLPYIPCFAELPSAGH; encoded by the exons ATgccgccaggaggaggaggaggaggagaaggcgagCATGGCTGCACGGCGCAGGACCACCCTCCGGCGACCGTCCGCGTCGACGAGGACGCTCTGCCCCATTCTACGCCGCCGCTCCCCGCCATTGCTCCGGTAGATCCTCAG GAGAAAAGGCAGAGGCATCCAGAGGCGAGCCTTCCCGAGGGCCCCCTCGTCGAGATCCTTGCTCGGGTGCCTTACAGCTCGCTCTGCCGCTTCAGGTGCGTGTCCAAGCCGTGGCTTGCCCTCTGCTCTTCCCGGGACATCATCAAGAGGTCGCCACAGACCCTTTCGGGTTTCTTCTACTACGGCAGCAATGCCCTCCTCAGTTTTCGTAATTTGTCTGGGAGAGGTCTGCCTCAGGTCGACTCCTCTCTCCCTTTCTTGCGTGAGAGGTACAAATGCATTTTCGTCAAAGAATTCTGCAGCGGCCTTCTACTTTGCAAATGCTGGGAGTTGTGTTCCATGCGTGGAGAAAGCCATTATGTTGTGTGCAATCCTGCGACTGAAGAGTGGACGGTGCTGCCTCCTGTAGAATTTACGGCTCAAGATCTCAGCCACGCGTTTCACATTAAGCCAGTCCCAATGCTTTACTTAGGTTTTGACGCGGCTGTTCCATCCCGCTTTGTGGTGTTTGCGCCTCTAACCGTTGGTTGCCACGTTTCTGGAAAAATGGCAATCTTCTCATCAGAAACTGGACAGTGGACTTACGTGCAGAGTAAGTGGTCCTCCGGAACTGCTATAGATCACGCTTGTAAAAGACGTGTATTCCTGAATGGCACTTTGCATTTGACTACCCTTGATAAATCAATAGTCACGGTTGACATGGAGGGTAAAGTTTGGAGGGAGATAAAAATGCCAGATGGCTTGCCAACCGCCTCTGATATTGTTTCTATTGGGCAGTCTCAGGGGCGCTTGTATGTGTGGCAGGTAGATAATACTCATGATTGCCAGCTCTATATTTGGGTTCTTGAGGATTATGGTACTGGAAAGTGGGCCCTGAAGCATACCGTTAATGTTTTGGAACTGTTCGGAAGGCATCGTCCTGAAGATGCTGATTATTATATGATGTTTGCAATTCATCCAGATTGTAACGTGGTTTTCCTTACCAACATGAAGAAGGAAACAACAGTTTCATACGATTTGGATAAGCAGAAAGTGCATGTTATCTGCACTGAATTCATGTGTGGTCTACCTTATATTCCCTGTTTTGCGGAATTGCCCTCAGCTGGTCATTGA
- the LOC127347866 gene encoding protein FAR1-RELATED SEQUENCE 6-like, whose protein sequence is MAAAQHWDAAWTSVWPQDLGRGLDGDAAQDLGPGIRGASSIDGAGNGTSKAKKKKRFRGRQGSDVRVGPPRDVGAVELAMRNSTTRTTKYILEPVVGTCFDSLAEAYEFYNLYSWEVGFGIRYGHSYTNDEHYKSSQDLICQLEGIDKRDRNDSARCGCKAMIRLHRTDDHGWFVETNRPDHNHPLSDNCGEKMQWNSHKRIDQATKDTVRYLRENNVSLSKVHCILGSMHRSGDKLPFLKKSLRTVCQQIAFSQKDDDIKKTIDLFRDMRSADPDFAFRFDLDPEGRIKNLIWTSGRSRRQYSCFGDVVVFDTTYTTNLYKMPFGLFVGVNNHFQTVIYAGILMSEETIEGFNWAYTEFVSLMGGKAPLTMLTDQCRAMEVAIGMTLPNTVHRWCKWHVFRKAKEELGGIYSKKTGFKDAFNNVVNEMLTVDEFEKGWGRLIEDFGLAENSFMIRAFEARHKWAKPFFKDKYCARMTSTQRVESANHMLKTYVPRNSSMNKFVSQYNKLLKDRNEAEDSEEHKNKQCNRKERGGWPIEKHARRIYTRAVMKLFKAELERGQNFNPPKEIDGQGLYELEHSYAHLRPSWARTKFTVRVEEGQRFICECGLFGHFGIVCAHVIRLMIHLGLNEIPDFHIMKRWTKAARDILGPGVEGPVDTELSLPKSFRHNIMYVSALELVKMGDLAESKYRIVMKHITAAKKELREDDTPIAPLYYSSDDGDSRRSTNKTTQLEGLAESGAMTSDGMLIKEPLVKRGRGRPKATRFKSFLDGGCSKTAKKDKRNAVNRPEGLSQQTSFCKRCRKPGHNSSTCTALPDGGASPVTGSLQKKPRRQNRCSNCGGAGHNSTTCTASVEAQDD, encoded by the exons ATGGCGGCGGCGCAACACTGGGATGCGGCATGGACGAGCGTCTGGCCCCAGGATCTGGGTCGTGGCCTCGACGGCGACGCTGCCCAGGACCTGGGACCTGGCATCCGCGGGGCGAGCAGCATCGATGGTGCCGGGAACGGGACTTCGaaagcaaaaaaaaagaaaag GTTTAGGGGTCGGCAAGGATCTGATGTTCGAGTTGGGCCACCTAGAGATGTTGGAGCAGTGGAGTTAGCCATGAGGAATTCCACAACAAGGACAACAAAATACATCCTGGAACCAGTTGTCGGCACTTGTTTCGATTCCCTTGCAGAAGCGTATGAGTTCTACAATCTGTATTCATGGGAGGTTGGTTTTGGCATTAGATATGGCCATAGCTACACGAACGATGAACATTATAAGTCATCGCAGGACCTGATATGCCAGTTAGAG GGGATTGACAAGAGAGACAGGAATGATTCAGCACGCTGTGGATGCAAGGCGATGATCCGCCTTCATAGGACAGATGACCATGGTTGGTTTGTGGAGACAAATCGGCCGGATCACAACCATCCGCTGTCTGACAACTGCGGTGAGAAAATGCAATGGAACTCACACAAGAGGATTGACCAAGCAACGAAAGACACCGTCCGCTACCTGAGAGAGAACAATGTCAGCCTCAGCAAAGTGCATTGTATTCTTGGCAGCATGCACCGTTCTGGTGATAAGCTCCCGTTCCTGAAAAAGTCGCTCCGCACCGTCTGTCAGCAGATAGCATTTTCTCAGAAAGATGATGACATCAAGAAAACAATAGATCTCTTCCGGGATATGAGGTCTGCGGATCCAGATTTTGCTTTCAGGTTTGATCTTGACCCTGAAGGTAGAATAAAGAATCTCATATGGACATCTGGTCGAAGCAGGCGGCAGTACTCATGTTTTGGCGATGTAGTTGTGTTCGACACAACTTACACCACAAATCTGTACAAGATGCCATTCGGGTTGTTTGTTGGCGTCAATAACCACTTCCAGACTGTGATATATGCTGGTATCCTCATGTCAGAGGAGACAATAGAAGGATTCAATTGGGCATATACAGAATTTGTATCTCTTATGGGAGGCAAGGCTCCGTTGACAATGTTGACTG ATCAGTGTCGGGCCATGGAGGTGGCTATTGGCATGACTCTTCCCAACACTGTGCATCGTTGGTGTAAGTGGCATGTTTTCCGGAAGGCGAAGGAAGAGCTTGGGGGAATATATAGTAAGAAAACCGGTTTCAAGGATGCCTTCAACAATGTGGTAAACGAGATGCTAACTGTGGACGAGTTTGAGAAGGGATGGGGGCggctaattgaagatttcgggctAGCTGAAAACAGTTTCATGATCCGGGCGTTTGAGGCTCGCCACAAGTGGGCGAAACCTTTCTTCAAGGACAAATATTGCGCAAGGATGACTTCAACGCAGAGAGTTGAAAGTGCAAACCACATGTTGAAGACATATGTTCCTCGGAATTCCTCGATGAACAAGTTTGTGTCCCAGTACAACAAACTTCTTAAAGATAGGAATGAGGCCGAAGATTCAGAAGAACACAAAAACAAGCAG TGCAATCGGAAAGAGAGAGGTGGCTGGCCGATAGAGAAACATGCCCGTCGTATCTACACACGGGCAGTGATGAAGCTTTTCAAAGCTGAGTTGGAGAGGGGACAGAATTTCAACCCACCTAAAGAAATAGATGGCCAGGGTTTATACGAGTTGGAGCATTCGTATGCTCATCTCCGTCCAAGTTGGGCTCGGACTAAATTCACGGTTCGTGTTGAGGAAGGCCAGCGTTTTATATGTGAATGTGGTTTGTTTGGGCATTTTGGTATTGTGTGCGCGCATGTCATTAGG CTAATGATACACCTTGGGTTGAATGAGATCCCTGACTTTCACATAATGAAGCGGTGGACAAAAGCTGCTAGGGACATTTTGGGTCCAGGTGTTGAGGGCCCTGTAGATACGGAGCTGTCATTGCCCAAGTCTTTCCGTCACAACATAATGTACGTCAGCGCCTTAGAGCTTGTGAAGATGGGTGATTTGGCAGAGAGTAAGTACCGCATTGTCATGAAACACATCacggctgcaaagaaagaacttcGTGAAGACGACACTCCGATTGCTCCATTGTACTATTCTAGTGACGATGGGGATTCTCGGAGGTCGACTAATAAAACAACCCAGCTTGAAGGGTTGGCTGAGAGTGGGGCAATGACAAGTGATGGTATGCTTATTAAGGAGCCATTGGTTAAGAGGGGGAGAGGTAGACCCAAGGCAACAAGGTTCAAGTCTTTCCTTGATGGAGGTTGTAGTAAAACAGCGAAGAAAGATAAGAGGAATGCGGTTAATCGGCCGGAGGGTCTTTCACAGCAGACATCATTCTGCAAACGTTGCAGGAAGCCTGGGCACAACTCTTCTACATGCACGGCACTTCCTGATGGGGGGGCTAGTCCTGTAACTGGAAGTCTTCAAAAGAAGCCACGGAGGCAGAACAGATGTAGCAACTGTGGGGGAGCCGGGCACAACTCCACGACATGTACTGCTAGTGTGGAAGCACAAGATGATTAG